The following proteins are encoded in a genomic region of Ctenopharyngodon idella isolate HZGC_01 chromosome 12, HZGC01, whole genome shotgun sequence:
- the sgca gene encoding epsilon-sarcoglycan — translation MLLSVKTSNKMADKGNWALAITVCVAGFLAVRADIITDAPVGQLFVYELHREVFQSEFEPFHKVFHGHVYNDPMVFKCNKERFPDLPQWLRFTQRDPYENGFLYGTPLPQDKGRNIIEIFVINKRSYDTFRERLVINVGPAVKRMPYQAEFFIERREIEKVLPAAVQKEIQLDIQHLWGTERLDFVNITSALDRGGRVPLPLPGYFEGVYVKLGSDRPFSKCMLRLETSAHQRECEAGGKITGDCSTCTNPINCITWCKSVLFDLSKPVPPAPLPTVGSGVLAWGGEFSPPESPPERDFFPDYIVTVIVPFALALILCLILAYIMCCRREGVLKRNAKTPDLQLYHHHTIQDNANELRRMAGGDRLTVDPPRQCLQPLLMAEQAMAER, via the exons ATGCTTCTGTCAGTCAAGACTTCAAACAAGATGGCAGACAAAGGGAACTGGGCTTTGGCAATAACAG TATGCGTAGCCGGTTTTCTGGCGGTCCGGGCAGACATTATCACAGACGCTCCGGTGGGTCAGCTGTTTGTCTATGAGCTACACCGAGAGGTTTTCCAGAGTGAATTTGAGCCTTTTCATAAAGTCTTCC ATGGTCATGTTTACAATGATCCCATGGTGTTTAAATGCAACAAGGAGCGATTTCCAGATCTGCCCCAGTGGCTCCGCTTTACCCAGAGGGACCCTTATGAGAACGGATTCCTGTACGGGACGCCGCTGCCACAGGACAAGGGCAGGAACATCATCGAG ATATTTGTGATCAACAAACGGAGTTATGACACATTTCGAGAGAGGCTGGTGATAAACGTGGGTCCTGCAG TAAAGCGCATGCCGTACCAGGCTGAGTTCTTCATAGAGCGGCGAGAGATCGAGAAGGTCCTGCCTGCTGCTGTTCAAAAGGAGATTCAACTGGACATTCAGCATCTGTGGGGAACCGAAAGGCTGGATTTTGTGAACATAACCTCTGCTCTGGACAGGGGCGGCCGCGTCCCTCTTCCTCTTCCAGGATATTTTGAGGG TGTGTATGTGAAACTAGGTTCAGACCGGCCCTTTTCCAAATGTATGCTGAGACTAGAGACGTCGGCGCACCAGAGAGAGTGTGAAGCCGGTGGGAAGATCACCGGAGACTGCAGCACCTGCACAAACCCCATCAACTGCATAACCTGGTGCAAATCTGTCCTG TTTGATCTGTCCAAGCCTGTTCCTCCTGCCCCGCTCCCTACCGTGGGTTCAGGTGTCCTCGCGTGGGGTGGAGAGTTCAGTCCTCCAGAGTCTCCGCCCGAGAGAGATTTCTTCCCCGACTACATAGTCACCGTCATCGTTCCCTTCGCCCTGGCTTTGATCCTCTGTCTCATCCTGGCCTACATCATGTGCTGTAGGAGAGAGGGAGT TCTGAAACGAAATGCCAAGACTCCTGA TCTCCAGCTGTACCATCACCACACCATTCAGGATAACGCCAACGAGCTGCGGAGAATGGCGGGCGGAGACAGGCTCACCGTGGATCCGCCTCGGCAGTGCTTACAGCCGCTCCTCATGGCGGAGCAGGCGATGGCGGAGCGCTGA